The following coding sequences are from one Nitrososphaerota archaeon window:
- a CDS encoding D-glycerate dehydrogenase, with protein sequence MAKKFNVFITAPIHEDGIKLLEKEANVIISKKHPSMLTKDDIINNAKNADALIVTGNIEKINKEIIESLPKLKIIARYGVGYDNVDVQAATKKGIYVTIAPVLEETVADHAFALLLCLARNICKANYHMKNKKWEPDLFIGTDIYNKTIGIIGLGRIGTKIAERAKGFKMKILYYDIIRKKELEEKLNLEYKNLDDLLKESDFIIISVPLTNETKNMISEREFSLMKKSAFLINIARGPIVDHEALIKALKERRIAGAGLDVFYQEPLPIDDPLLDLDNVILTPHIASNTIECRKRMSITVAEEVLRVLHDEKPKYSINII encoded by the coding sequence ATGGCAAAGAAATTCAATGTTTTCATAACTGCACCAATTCATGAAGATGGTATTAAATTATTAGAGAAAGAAGCTAATGTTATTATTTCAAAAAAACATCCAAGCATGCTTACTAAAGACGATATTATAAATAATGCAAAAAATGCAGATGCTTTAATAGTTACTGGTAATATAGAGAAAATTAATAAAGAAATTATTGAATCCTTACCAAAACTTAAGATTATTGCTAGGTATGGTGTAGGCTATGATAATGTTGATGTTCAAGCAGCAACAAAAAAAGGAATATACGTTACTATCGCTCCAGTTCTTGAAGAAACTGTAGCAGACCATGCATTTGCTCTATTACTTTGTTTAGCAAGGAACATATGTAAAGCAAATTATCATATGAAGAACAAAAAGTGGGAGCCAGATTTATTCATAGGCACGGATATTTATAATAAAACAATTGGTATTATTGGATTAGGAAGGATTGGAACCAAAATTGCTGAAAGAGCAAAAGGTTTTAAAATGAAAATATTATACTATGATATAATAAGAAAAAAGGAACTAGAAGAAAAATTAAATTTAGAATATAAAAATTTAGATGATCTTCTTAAAGAATCGGATTTTATAATAATTTCTGTTCCTTTAACAAATGAAACTAAAAATATGATAAGTGAAAGAGAATTTTCATTAATGAAAAAATCAGCATTTTTAATAAATATTGCAAGAGGACCAATAGTAGACCATGAAGCTTTAATTAAAGCATTAAAAGAAAGAAGAATAGCAGGTGCAGGATTAGATGTATTCTATCAAGAACCTTTACCAATTGATGATCCTTTATTAGATTTAGATAATGTAATATTAACTCCTCATATAGCATCAAATACTATTGAATGTCGTAAGCGCATGTCTATAACTGTTGCTGAAGAAGTTTTAAGAGTACTTCATGATGAAAAACCAAAATATTCTATAAATATTATATAA
- a CDS encoding QueT transporter family protein has protein sequence MKSKEITLIAIFAALYSTLVISLPGISFSIIQLRIADMLIPLSAIFGWPVIIGTSLGCFIANAFFSIGWMDYIFGPIANILAGYVIYKLKNNIFIGCFIASFIIGFIVGGYLWLFLTVPSFYRLEIFAPWLISIISISISSFITLNILGYTLVKILLKRRIFIK, from the coding sequence TTGAAAAGTAAAGAAATTACTTTAATAGCTATATTTGCTGCATTATATTCAACTCTTGTAATATCTTTACCTGGAATAAGTTTTTCAATAATTCAATTAAGAATAGCTGATATGTTAATTCCATTATCTGCAATATTTGGTTGGCCTGTAATAATAGGTACATCATTAGGTTGTTTTATTGCAAATGCATTTTTCTCTATTGGTTGGATGGATTATATTTTTGGTCCAATAGCTAATATTTTAGCAGGTTATGTAATTTATAAATTGAAGAATAATATTTTCATTGGATGTTTTATTGCTTCATTTATAATAGGTTTTATAGTAGGAGGATATTTATGGTTATTTTTAACAGTACCTAGTTTTTATAGATTAGAAATTTTTGCTCCATGGCTTATAAGTATAATAAGCATATCAATAAGTAGTTTTATCACATTAAATATATTAGGTTATACTTTAGTTAAAATTTTATTAAAAAGAAGAATATTTATCAAATAG
- a CDS encoding caspase family protein yields the protein MKKIAFFILLIIFMSIFLMPLAYASNNKASDVEITPKISIKGSPKGKGKPAPPAATGILGDLPPTNPNHKWAVIIGISDYAGTANDINYADDDALDMLNTLITIYGYKRENILLLISDYTNNNATYDNIINAINWLKANEKSGDEVVFFYSGHGARGKANDGDKEAIDEAIVPYECTAESLIWDGELKTLFAEFETSRIIFIFDSCYSGGMTDLKANGRIVIMASTENGLSYEGEEWQNGVFTYYFVDKGMYQGLANTYDYSEIEGNEPATIEEAFDYARANVPSVVSQTPTISDSFENDLLL from the coding sequence ATGAAAAAAATCGCATTTTTCATACTATTAATAATTTTTATGAGCATTTTCTTAATGCCATTAGCATATGCAAGCAATAATAAAGCTTCTGATGTAGAAATAACACCTAAAATTTCTATTAAAGGATCACCAAAAGGTAAAGGCAAACCTGCTCCTCCAGCAGCAACTGGTATTTTAGGTGATTTGCCCCCAACAAATCCAAATCATAAATGGGCTGTAATAATAGGTATTTCAGATTATGCTGGAACAGCAAACGATATTAATTATGCAGATGATGATGCTTTAGACATGCTTAATACTTTAATTACAATTTATGGATATAAAAGAGAAAATATTCTTTTGCTCATCTCAGATTATACAAATAATAATGCAACATATGATAATATAATTAATGCAATTAATTGGTTAAAAGCTAATGAAAAAAGCGGAGATGAAGTTGTTTTCTTTTATAGTGGTCATGGGGCAAGAGGTAAAGCAAATGATGGAGATAAAGAAGCTATCGATGAAGCTATAGTTCCTTATGAATGTACAGCTGAAAGCTTAATTTGGGATGGAGAATTAAAAACATTATTTGCAGAATTTGAAACTTCAAGAATAATTTTCATTTTTGATTCTTGTTATTCAGGTGGAATGACAGATTTAAAAGCTAATGGAAGAATTGTAATTATGGCTTCTACTGAAAATGGATTATCATATGAAGGTGAGGAGTGGCAAAATGGAGTATTCACATATTATTTTGTTGATAAAGGAATGTATCAAGGATTAGCGAATACTTATGATTATTCTGAAATAGAAGGAAATGAACCTGCAACTATAGAAGAAGCATTTGATTATGCAAGAGCTAATGTTCCTTCTGTTGTATCGCAAACACCTACGATAAGCGATTCGTTTGAAAACGATTTACTACTTTAA
- a CDS encoding glycerophosphodiester phosphodiesterase family protein, whose amino-acid sequence MVLVLGHRGCAGLEPENTLRAFKRALELGVDMIEFDVRMTKDKKLVVIHDSKVDRTTNGKGFVKDYNFNDLRKLDAGLGEKIPSFEEVIDFLKDKKPIIVIELKEIETAKDVLKKIKEEKIEDKVIIVSFWHNVLRKIKEDYKKINTGAIFSGRPVNPISIAKSAKTKLFCLRYEFIDKDIVKQCHKNDIKINSWTVNEEIDIIKMIKLKIDIISSDYPNRVIEVLKQKFI is encoded by the coding sequence ATGGTTCTAGTTTTAGGTCATAGAGGGTGTGCTGGTTTAGAACCTGAAAATACATTGAGAGCTTTTAAAAGAGCTTTAGAATTAGGAGTTGATATGATTGAATTTGATGTTAGAATGACTAAAGATAAAAAGCTTGTTGTTATTCATGATTCAAAAGTTGATAGAACTACAAATGGTAAAGGATTTGTTAAAGATTATAATTTTAATGATTTAAGGAAATTAGATGCTGGATTAGGAGAAAAAATTCCATCTTTTGAAGAAGTAATAGATTTCTTAAAAGATAAAAAACCAATAATAGTAATTGAATTAAAAGAAATTGAAACAGCTAAAGATGTTCTAAAGAAAATTAAAGAAGAAAAAATAGAAGATAAAGTAATCATAGTATCATTTTGGCATAATGTTTTAAGAAAAATAAAAGAGGATTATAAGAAAATAAATACTGGCGCTATATTTTCAGGAAGGCCTGTTAATCCTATTTCAATAGCAAAATCAGCAAAAACTAAATTGTTTTGTTTACGTTATGAATTTATAGATAAAGATATTGTAAAACAATGCCATAAAAATGATATTAAAATTAATTCTTGGACTGTTAATGAAGAAATAGACATAATAAAAATGATAAAACTAAAAATAGATATAATAAGTAGTGATTATCCAAATAGAGTAATAGAAGTGTTAAAACAAAAATTTATCTAA
- a CDS encoding phenylalanine--tRNA ligase beta subunit-related protein, producing the protein MINIKLTQELKIKYPKSIFGSMFIMNVPNTKMHEALEKKKHEIEKEIREMNINNDNIIALYNSYFNKWNKVYPVENQIKNIKKGYSFPKISILVDSMFIAELKNRILTSGHDLNEIKGSLTFDISKGGEKYIMLNGKEQELEKDDIILKDEEGILASVLFGPAKRTSITLNTKNVLYLAWCPYEIDDKIVISHLNDISSNLKIVFNYVISKIQIHK; encoded by the coding sequence ATGATAAATATTAAACTCACTCAAGAATTGAAAATAAAATATCCAAAATCTATCTTTGGCAGTATGTTTATTATGAATGTGCCAAACACAAAAATGCATGAAGCATTAGAAAAGAAAAAGCATGAAATTGAGAAAGAAATAAGAGAAATGAACATAAATAATGATAATATTATAGCTTTATATAATTCTTACTTTAATAAATGGAATAAAGTATATCCTGTAGAAAATCAAATTAAAAATATAAAAAAAGGATATAGCTTTCCAAAAATTTCAATATTAGTCGATAGTATGTTTATAGCAGAACTTAAAAATAGAATCCTTACTTCTGGTCATGATCTTAATGAAATAAAAGGCTCTTTAACTTTTGATATATCAAAAGGAGGAGAAAAATACATTATGCTTAATGGTAAAGAGCAAGAACTTGAAAAAGATGATATAATTCTTAAAGATGAAGAAGGAATTTTAGCAAGTGTTTTGTTTGGACCTGCTAAAAGAACTTCCATAACACTTAACACAAAAAATGTTCTATATTTAGCATGGTGCCCTTATGAAATTGATGATAAAATTGTAATTTCACATTTAAATGATATATCTTCAAATCTTAAAATAGTCTTCAATTATGTAATATCAAAAATTCAAATCCATAAATAA
- the larA gene encoding nickel-dependent lactate racemase has translation MKKIKISIPYGLSIKEIEIEKEKILNYIQYPLQKYPKYNEEENEIKNALLNPINCERIKKFCNENSRIVILIDDQTRPTPAYKVVPFILKELKEANVKNENVSFIIAKGTHRKPSKKEIIEKIGKDIFEKYIVKIHDCDKNIAYLGKTSKGTPIWINEEVLNADFRISIGSIVPHPLAGYGGGAKIITPGVSGRETINYNHSLVNEPNVNVGITDGNPIREDMEEIARKAKLDFSINLILNERRDIIKAFCGDFIKSHRECVKEYEKIYGIKISEQADILILGSCPRDATFGHATFALYSAIPLVKEKGTIILVAPCFDGPGNRLERLAFKELAYIEPEELMKQIKEGAVEASGGAFDYCYSKVLKRNRIILVSDNYKKNEAEELGVNYANSIEEALKDAFEYHGKDAKVTIAPYGGMTIVLQK, from the coding sequence ATGAAGAAGATAAAGATTTCAATTCCTTATGGCTTATCTATAAAAGAAATTGAAATTGAAAAAGAGAAAATTTTAAATTATATTCAATATCCTTTACAAAAATATCCAAAATATAATGAAGAAGAAAATGAAATTAAGAATGCTCTTTTAAATCCTATAAATTGCGAAAGGATTAAAAAATTTTGTAATGAAAATTCTAGAATTGTTATATTGATTGATGATCAAACGAGACCGACTCCAGCTTATAAAGTTGTTCCATTTATTTTAAAAGAATTAAAAGAAGCAAATGTTAAAAATGAAAATGTATCTTTTATTATTGCTAAAGGAACTCATAGAAAACCTTCTAAGAAAGAAATTATTGAAAAAATTGGAAAAGATATTTTTGAAAAATATATTGTAAAAATACATGATTGTGATAAAAATATTGCTTATCTTGGAAAAACTTCTAAAGGAACACCAATATGGATTAATGAAGAAGTTTTGAATGCTGATTTTAGAATTTCTATTGGAAGTATAGTTCCTCATCCTCTTGCAGGTTATGGTGGAGGAGCAAAGATTATTACCCCAGGAGTTTCAGGAAGAGAAACGATTAATTATAATCATAGTTTAGTAAATGAGCCAAATGTTAATGTAGGAATTACTGATGGAAATCCTATAAGAGAAGATATGGAAGAAATTGCAAGAAAAGCAAAATTGGATTTTAGTATAAATCTTATTTTGAATGAGAGAAGAGATATAATTAAAGCATTTTGTGGAGATTTTATAAAATCTCATAGAGAATGCGTTAAAGAATATGAAAAAATTTATGGTATAAAAATTAGTGAGCAAGCTGATATTTTAATACTTGGTTCATGTCCAAGAGATGCAACTTTTGGTCATGCAACATTTGCATTATATTCTGCTATTCCATTAGTAAAAGAGAAAGGAACAATAATTTTAGTAGCACCTTGTTTTGATGGACCTGGAAATCGTTTAGAAAGACTTGCTTTTAAAGAGCTTGCATATATAGAGCCAGAAGAACTTATGAAGCAAATAAAAGAAGGAGCAGTAGAAGCTTCTGGAGGAGCATTTGATTATTGCTATTCTAAAGTTTTGAAAAGGAATAGGATTATTTTAGTTTCAGATAATTATAAAAAGAATGAAGCTGAAGAACTTGGTGTAAATTATGCAAATTCAATAGAAGAAGCATTAAAAGATGCCTTTGAATATCATGGAAAAGATGCAAAAGTTACAATAGCACCATATGGTGGAATGACTATTGTTTTACAAAAATAA
- a CDS encoding AroM family protein, protein MVKIAFLTIGQSPRIDIMQDIKSLLPSNIEIIEIGALDNLNEKEINFIAPSNNKEKEVLVSRLRNGKQVIISKRKLIPLLKKCIKNIENYVDGIVLLCTDDFPEINSKKILIKPYELLNSFVSIINGKILGIVVPIKEQINFARKRWSKIFSKKIIIHSYSPYTNEKIKIKDFEDFKFADLIVLDCIGYTIKHKIFMYKTFKKPILLPRTLIARTINEIYCSEAI, encoded by the coding sequence ATGGTGAAAATAGCTTTTTTAACAATTGGGCAATCTCCTAGAATAGATATAATGCAAGATATTAAATCATTATTGCCATCTAATATTGAAATAATTGAAATAGGAGCATTAGATAATTTAAATGAAAAAGAAATAAACTTCATAGCTCCTTCAAATAATAAAGAAAAAGAAGTACTTGTTTCTAGACTTAGGAATGGAAAACAAGTTATAATAAGTAAAAGAAAATTAATACCATTACTTAAAAAATGTATAAAAAATATTGAAAATTATGTAGATGGCATAGTACTTTTATGCACTGATGATTTTCCTGAAATAAATTCTAAAAAAATATTAATTAAGCCATATGAATTGTTAAATAGCTTTGTTTCAATAATTAATGGAAAAATTTTAGGAATTGTTGTACCAATTAAAGAGCAAATAAATTTTGCTAGAAAAAGATGGAGTAAAATATTTTCTAAAAAAATTATTATTCATTCATATTCACCTTATACAAATGAAAAAATAAAAATAAAAGATTTTGAAGATTTTAAATTTGCTGATTTAATAGTTTTAGATTGTATAGGTTATACTATTAAACATAAAATTTTTATGTATAAAACCTTTAAAAAACCCATTCTTCTTCCAAGAACATTGATTGCAAGAACTATAAATGAAATATATTGTAGTGAAGCTATTTGA
- a CDS encoding TldD/PmbA family protein, with amino-acid sequence MNPEDIPSLIIKIGKKHGATDVAASTIVSHIFMIRFSNNEITVAKTFRNIITNVFIMIKERRAGSTIEELSIKSIEKNIKRIVSIAKTSPPGEIYAPLPKGPFKYNKKLLNIGKIKFDYEKLTDYVDEAINSALNSGAKRVAGSLIGKTIITYLKTSSGASGKYTSNTLELSVRAFSSDIATGQFCTFATDEKTFNPSEIGRIAGEIAKKAIDPKPGEPGKYDAILGPMTFADLIQHLAFHSSAFNVEAGLSFLVDKIGQKIASEKLTVIDDATIENSYGSRPFDDEGFPTRKNVIVEKGILKTYLHNSLTAKKFNTETTGNAGIIEPTPWNLFVESGNKTFEELLSEIDNGIYVTNDWYLRYQNYRTGDFSTICRDGLFRIKNGEIIEPIRELRISDNMLRIFNNIIDLSKETWPIKWWEVEVPTHAPFALIKEVNFTKSKM; translated from the coding sequence TTGAATCCAGAAGATATTCCTTCTTTAATAATTAAAATTGGAAAAAAGCATGGAGCTACAGATGTGGCTGCAAGTACTATAGTTTCGCATATATTCATGATAAGATTTTCAAATAATGAAATTACTGTAGCTAAAACTTTCAGAAACATTATAACAAATGTTTTTATAATGATTAAAGAACGTAGAGCAGGATCTACTATTGAAGAATTATCTATTAAATCTATCGAAAAAAATATTAAAAGAATCGTTTCCATAGCAAAAACAAGTCCTCCTGGAGAGATATATGCTCCTTTACCAAAAGGACCATTTAAATATAATAAAAAATTACTAAATATAGGAAAAATAAAATTTGATTATGAAAAATTAACAGATTATGTTGATGAAGCAATAAATAGTGCATTAAATTCTGGTGCAAAAAGAGTAGCAGGCTCTTTAATTGGTAAAACAATAATAACTTATTTAAAAACTTCTAGTGGTGCTTCAGGAAAATATACTTCCAATACTTTGGAATTGTCTGTTAGAGCTTTTTCCTCAGATATAGCTACAGGTCAATTTTGTACATTTGCTACTGATGAAAAAACATTCAATCCAAGTGAAATTGGTAGAATAGCTGGAGAAATAGCTAAAAAAGCTATAGATCCTAAACCTGGAGAACCTGGAAAATATGATGCTATTTTAGGCCCAATGACTTTTGCAGATTTAATTCAACATTTAGCTTTTCATTCTTCTGCTTTTAATGTTGAAGCTGGCTTATCTTTCTTAGTTGATAAAATTGGTCAAAAAATTGCTTCAGAAAAACTTACAGTAATCGATGATGCAACAATTGAAAATTCTTATGGATCAAGACCTTTTGATGATGAAGGTTTTCCAACACGTAAAAATGTAATTGTAGAAAAAGGAATATTGAAAACTTATTTACACAATAGTCTTACAGCAAAGAAATTTAATACTGAAACTACTGGAAATGCTGGTATAATAGAGCCTACTCCATGGAATTTATTTGTTGAATCAGGAAATAAAACTTTTGAAGAATTATTATCAGAAATAGATAATGGAATATATGTTACAAATGATTGGTATTTAAGATATCAAAATTATAGAACTGGAGATTTTTCAACAATTTGTAGAGATGGTCTTTTTAGAATAAAGAATGGAGAAATAATTGAACCAATAAGAGAACTTAGAATAAGTGATAATATGCTTAGAATTTTTAATAATATAATAGATTTAAGTAAGGAAACATGGCCAATTAAATGGTGGGAAGTAGAAGTTCCTACGCATGCACCTTTTGCTTTAATAAAAGAAGTAAACTTTACAAAGTCTAAAATGTAA
- the cutA gene encoding divalent-cation tolerance protein CutA, whose protein sequence is MKEEYIQVFTTTEKREDAEKIAKSLIEKRLAGCIQIIGPISSIYWWKSKIETAQEWLCIIKSKRNLYEEIEKSIKEIHPYENPEIIAMPIILGSEDYLKWLDNELKKK, encoded by the coding sequence ATGAAAGAAGAATATATTCAAGTTTTTACAACTACAGAAAAAAGAGAAGATGCTGAAAAAATAGCTAAATCATTAATAGAGAAAAGATTAGCTGGTTGCATTCAAATAATAGGACCAATATCAAGCATTTATTGGTGGAAAAGCAAAATAGAAACTGCACAAGAATGGTTATGTATAATAAAAAGCAAGAGAAATCTTTATGAAGAAATTGAAAAATCAATTAAAGAAATACATCCATATGAAAATCCAGAAATTATAGCTATGCCAATAATTTTAGGAAGTGAAGATTATTTAAAATGGCTTGATAATGAACTTAAGAAAAAGTAA
- a CDS encoding adenosine-specific kinase, which yields MKLELIKLDIPKDCQIILGQSHFIKTVEDLHEAMVNSVPGIKFGLAFCESSGPCLVRHSGTDEELEKIAAEQALKLGAGHCFLIIMRGAYPINVLNRIKEVPEVCTIYCATGNPIKVLIIEDEEGNRGIAGVIDGSRSKGIENEENIKERKEFLRKIGYKL from the coding sequence ATGAAATTAGAATTAATAAAATTAGATATTCCTAAAGATTGTCAAATAATATTAGGTCAAAGCCATTTTATAAAAACTGTTGAAGATTTGCATGAAGCAATGGTTAATTCTGTTCCAGGTATAAAATTTGGTTTAGCATTTTGCGAATCTTCAGGACCATGCTTAGTTAGACATAGTGGAACAGATGAAGAATTAGAGAAAATAGCTGCAGAGCAAGCTTTAAAATTGGGTGCTGGACATTGCTTTTTAATTATAATGCGTGGAGCATATCCAATAAATGTTTTAAATAGAATAAAAGAAGTACCAGAAGTATGTACAATTTATTGTGCAACTGGAAATCCTATTAAAGTATTAATAATTGAGGATGAAGAAGGGAATAGAGGAATAGCTGGAGTTATTGATGGTTCTAGAAGTAAAGGAATAGAAAATGAAGAAAATATTAAAGAAAGAAAAGAATTCTTAAGAAAAATTGGATATAAGCTTTAG
- a CDS encoding Retroviral aspartyl protease, translating to MGFVRVRARIWNIEEPKKLREVELLADTGAIYTVLPSSLLKELNVKTIGKRKFKLANNEVVERDIGLIGIEIEDRFTYTIVVFGEESVNLLGVTTLEELGLEVDPIKGVLRPMELLLM from the coding sequence ATGGGTTTCGTTAGAGTGAGAGCTAGGATCTGGAACATCGAAGAACCAAAAAAGTTAAGAGAAGTAGAGTTGCTAGCTGATACAGGAGCTATCTATACAGTTCTACCTTCATCACTATTAAAAGAACTTAATGTAAAAACCATAGGCAAGAGAAAGTTTAAACTTGCAAATAATGAAGTAGTTGAGAGAGATATAGGCTTGATAGGTATTGAGATTGAGGATAGGTTTACGTATACTATAGTAGTATTTGGTGAAGAAAGTGTTAATTTACTTGGCGTAACAACTTTAGAAGAGCTTGGGTTAGAAGTGGATCCTATAAAGGGCGTTTTAAGACCTATGGAATTACTTCTTATGTAA
- a CDS encoding PIN domain-containing protein yields the protein MFLIDTNIFLELFLNQKKADDCEILLNKIASGEIEAVITSFTIHAIKAILNNSKLILTFLRNIENSLGLSIYDTTMDDQMAIAMLMEEKKLDFDDCLQYYVAKKLGVKAIISFDKHFSELDIPLKEPGEIISNI from the coding sequence ATGTTTTTAATAGATACAAATATATTTTTAGAGCTTTTTCTTAATCAGAAAAAAGCTGATGATTGTGAAATTTTATTAAATAAAATAGCAAGTGGTGAAATAGAGGCAGTAATTACTAGTTTTACAATTCATGCTATTAAAGCCATTTTAAATAATTCTAAATTAATATTAACATTCTTAAGGAATATTGAAAATTCATTAGGCTTAAGTATTTATGATACAACAATGGATGATCAAATGGCCATTGCTATGTTAATGGAAGAGAAAAAATTAGACTTTGATGATTGCTTGCAATATTATGTTGCAAAAAAGTTAGGAGTAAAAGCAATAATTAGTTTCGATAAACATTTTAGTGAATTAGATATTCCTCTAAAAGAACCTGGAGAGATAATATCAAATATATAG